A stretch of DNA from Allomeiothermus silvanus DSM 9946:
TTTTCTCTGAGCGTAGGGCGGCCTCGAGACGTTTGTTTCGCTGCGCGAAAGCAGCGAGGCCGCCCCCAATTTTGCGCTGGGGGTTGCTGGGTTAGGCCGGAGGAACCCAGACCCCACCCTGACTAACGCCGAATGAGCAGCGCCCCCAGGACCAAAAACCCCACCCCCAACAGCCGTATCCAGTCCGCGGGGTGCTTGGGGAGGCCCAGCACCCCGAAGTGGTCTAACAGGATCGAGGCGCTAAGCTGTCCGGCGATCACCAGGGCGAAAGTCGCGGTGGTCCCGATCCGCGGCGTGGCGAAGATGATGACCGTAACGTAAAAAGCCCCCAGCAATCCGCCGGCCCAGACCCAGGGCGGGGCTTCTTGCAGCTTGTTCAGGCCCGGCCAGCGGCCCAAAAATAGAGTGAGCACCAATAGCGATAGGGCACCCGCGGTGAAAGAGACCATCGAGGATCGCACCGGGTGCTCGAGCCATCTCGCCAGTTGCGCGTTGATGGGGGCTTGCAGGGCCAGGGCGGTCCCGGCCAGGGCCACCAGCAGGTAGAGCCAGCTCATCTCAGCTCTCCCGCTCGCTGATCCATTTTGGGCGGGCCGCAGGCACATAGCCGAGCATCTGCTCGAGCAACCCCGCGGGGTTTTCGTCTACCAGAATCATCTGGCGGTGTTCGGGGCGTACGAAGCCTTCTTGCGTGGCGTGATCGAACATCCCGAGCAGGGGAGTGTAGAACCCCGCGGTGTTCAAAAGGCCCATCGGTTTTTGGTGGATGCCAAGCTGACTCCAGGTGAGGATCTCACAGAACTCCTCGAGCGTCCCGAACCCGCCGGGAAGTGCCACAAAGCCGTCGGCGAGGTCGGCCATGAGGGCTTTGCGCTCGTGCATGGAAGCAACCACCCTCAGTTCGCTGAGCCCGGGGTGCGCTACCTCCTTTTCGAAGAGAGCTTGGGGGATGATTCCGATGACCTCTGCCCCCTGCTCGAGGGCCGCGTCCGCCAGTGCCCCCATTAACCCCACCTTGCCACCCCCGTAGACCAGCCCTAGGCCGTTTTGGGCCAGGGTTTGCCCCATCCGGCGGGCCGCCTCCCGGTAGGCCGGTTGCTGGCCGGAGTTCGACCCGCAGAACACACAAACACGCTGCATACAGCCATCTTAGGGTGCTTTGTGTATCTGTCCTAGCCTCTCGCATTTTTGCCCGCGGAAGGTGTAGAACTGTGCTGAGCACCCCAGGATCGGGCTTGGGCTGTACAGGTAGTTGAGTGCATTTGTTCTCTAGGTCCAGGTCTCGAGTACCTCGGGG
This window harbors:
- a CDS encoding DMT family transporter, translating into MSWLYLLVALAGTALALQAPINAQLARWLEHPVRSSMVSFTAGALSLLVLTLFLGRWPGLNKLQEAPPWVWAGGLLGAFYVTVIIFATPRIGTTATFALVIAGQLSASILLDHFGVLGLPKHPADWIRLLGVGFLVLGALLIRR
- a CDS encoding TIGR00730 family Rossman fold protein, which produces MQRVCVFCGSNSGQQPAYREAARRMGQTLAQNGLGLVYGGGKVGLMGALADAALEQGAEVIGIIPQALFEKEVAHPGLSELRVVASMHERKALMADLADGFVALPGGFGTLEEFCEILTWSQLGIHQKPMGLLNTAGFYTPLLGMFDHATQEGFVRPEHRQMILVDENPAGLLEQMLGYVPAARPKWISERES